The Streptomyces nitrosporeus genome includes a window with the following:
- a CDS encoding ABC transporter ATP-binding protein produces the protein MKNDREITNGTGAAPAIDVAGLVKSYGGRTVVDGLTFQVRAGAVTGFLGPNGAGKSTTMRMVLGLDRPTRGRVLVSGRPYRALREPLRHVGALLDAGAVHPGRTARDHLLCVSRANRIPGTRVGEVLEQVGLTTAAGRRTGGFSLGMRQRLGIATALLGDPRVLILDEPVNGLDPEGIRWLRRFLKDRAAEGRAVLVSSHLMTETALLADHLVIIGKGRLLADVSMAGFAAEHGRVRVRVGTTEPVRLRAALERGNLRVETAADGALEVYGTGPAEVGRIAAREGTPVLELSRTEDSLEDAFMRMTADSVEYATRPLGKAV, from the coding sequence ATGAAGAACGACAGGGAGATCACGAACGGTACGGGAGCCGCGCCCGCCATCGATGTGGCGGGCCTGGTCAAGTCCTACGGCGGCAGGACCGTGGTGGACGGCCTGACCTTCCAGGTGCGGGCCGGAGCGGTCACCGGCTTCCTCGGCCCCAACGGCGCCGGGAAGTCCACGACCATGCGGATGGTGCTCGGCCTGGACCGCCCCACCCGAGGCCGCGTGCTCGTCTCCGGCCGGCCCTACCGGGCCCTGCGCGAACCCCTGCGGCACGTCGGCGCCCTGCTGGACGCGGGAGCGGTCCACCCCGGCCGGACCGCTCGCGACCACCTCCTCTGCGTCTCCCGTGCCAACCGCATCCCCGGCACCCGGGTCGGAGAAGTACTGGAACAGGTCGGCCTGACCACCGCCGCCGGACGCCGCACCGGTGGATTCTCCCTCGGTATGCGCCAGCGCCTGGGCATCGCCACCGCCCTGCTCGGCGACCCGCGGGTCCTGATCCTGGACGAACCCGTCAACGGCCTGGACCCCGAGGGCATCCGGTGGCTGCGCCGCTTCCTGAAGGACAGGGCGGCCGAGGGCCGCGCGGTGCTCGTCTCCAGCCATCTGATGACCGAAACGGCCCTGCTCGCCGACCACCTGGTCATCATCGGAAAAGGCCGCCTGCTCGCCGACGTCTCCATGGCCGGATTCGCCGCGGAACACGGCCGCGTCCGCGTCCGGGTGGGAACCACCGAACCGGTACGGCTGCGCGCCGCCCTGGAACGCGGGAACCTCCGGGTGGAGACCGCCGCCGACGGCGCCCTCGAGGTGTACGGGACCGGCCCCGCCGAGGTCGGCCGGATCGCCGCCCGTGAGGGGACCCCCGTCCTGGAACTCTCCCGGACCGAGGACTCCCTGGAAGACGCCTTCATGCGCATGACCGCCGACTCGGTGGAATACGCGACACGGCCTCTCGGAAAGGCGGTCTGA
- a CDS encoding ABC transporter permease subunit, producing MSFVAVLHSEWTKIRSVRSAAWALPLSAALLIGIGAGVCGSVGAAESDAEDFDPVQLGYYGLFFAHVVVIAFAVLVVGNEYSTGTIRTSLAAVPRRGLLYGAKLTTGAALALAAGATASAGTFLASQSLLGEHGLSPGDEGAVRAVVAGALYFPLLALMCMGVTAMLRSRTLSMGLLVPVLFLVSPVLAEIPGLRALSWYLPDRAGQYALRSVPDPAAPYTPAAGLLVLALWASAATAGGWLVLRRRDA from the coding sequence ATGTCCTTCGTCGCGGTACTCCACTCGGAGTGGACGAAGATCCGCTCGGTCCGCTCGGCCGCCTGGGCCCTGCCGCTGTCCGCCGCCCTCCTCATCGGCATCGGCGCCGGTGTGTGCGGCTCGGTCGGTGCCGCCGAGTCCGACGCCGAGGACTTCGACCCGGTCCAGCTCGGCTACTACGGCCTCTTCTTCGCTCATGTCGTCGTGATCGCCTTCGCGGTCCTGGTGGTCGGCAACGAGTACAGCACGGGCACCATCCGCACCTCCCTGGCCGCCGTCCCCCGGCGCGGCCTCCTCTACGGCGCCAAACTGACCACCGGCGCCGCACTCGCCCTGGCAGCCGGGGCGACCGCCTCGGCCGGCACCTTCCTCGCCTCGCAGAGCCTGCTCGGTGAACACGGCCTCTCCCCCGGCGACGAGGGAGCCGTCCGCGCCGTCGTCGCCGGAGCCCTCTACTTCCCCCTGCTGGCCCTCATGTGCATGGGCGTCACCGCGATGCTCCGCAGCCGGACGCTCTCCATGGGCCTCCTCGTCCCCGTCCTCTTCCTCGTCTCCCCCGTCCTCGCCGAGATCCCCGGCCTGCGCGCCCTGTCCTGGTACCTCCCGGACCGCGCCGGCCAGTACGCCCTGCGGTCCGTCCCCGACCCGGCCGCCCCCTACACCCCGGCGGCCGGCCTCCTGGTCCTCGCGCTCTGGGCGTCCGCGGCGACGGCGGGCGGCTGGCTCGTCCTCCGCAGGCGCGACGCGTGA